The Candidatus Desulfofervidus auxilii DNA segment CAGAATAGGTGATTATAGGGTCATATTTGATATTGATGATGATAACATAGTGATATTAAGAATTGGTCACAGAAAGAGCATTTACAAGTGATAAAAACTTCGCCTAACAGAGCGTATCTGGCTTCGGCTATCGCTTACGCCAAAATTCCCCTCTGGAGAACTTCAGATACCCTCAGAACGTCAGGCTGTGTAAAAAGTCAAAAATCTGATTAAAGGTCGCAAAAAGTGGGAGAAAGAGCTAAAATACTGATAAAAAGTGGTTTAGTAAACCCAATTTGTAATCAAATAATGTGGAATAGTGGAAAAATAAAAATTCAAAGTTAGTTATCACACAATCTGGCGTTAGATGAAATGGCAGCTCGAATTAGAGAAGGAATAAATATGGGATGTAAGAGTTCAACTCAAAAAGAGATAAAATCGAAAATCAATGAAGTTAAGTTTCATCCTGATAATTTGGTAGAAACTGGGATGATTCAATACTTTTATCATTCTCCATCTTCAAAATTACCTATTCGCGATGTTTTAAATGAACTAAAGCAAGGTCATAAAACAGAACCTCACATTGAGATTGGTGCTGAGAATTTTTTAAATCCTTGTTATCAACCTAACATTAAAAAATTTGCCCATAGTAAAGATAAGTATCTATTTCTAATAACAACTTGTAGAAATAAAGAGATAAACGAAGTATTTGGTAAAAATAAGACGAACCAATTTATTGTTGGCTATATTATCAAAAATAGAATTCTTAAGATAGATGAAAAACGATATTGCATAAAGGGACAAACATTTATTTATTCCTTTCATGACTCTATTTCAGTTAAAGACCTATTTGGTAAAAATTTTGCTCAAAGTGAGAATAAAGGAAAGAATTTATCATTAATGCGTGATGTTTTTATAGACAATCAAAAAACAAGTGACATATTGATACATTTCAAAAATAGAACAAATATTTTAAAGAAGTGCATAAAAGAGATTATAGAATTAGATCAAAGGAACCCAAATGATAAAAAAACGTGTAGAGTATTGAGAGGATTGGAATGCGACTTCAAGGAAGAATGTATGAGATGGAAAGTTTAATAAAAATGCTGCCACTTCTGATAACACAGCATATACGCTACGGGCTTACGCCCTTGCCCTTTGGGACATTGCTCCCTTCAGTCGCAACGTCGTATATGCTGGGACCGTTATCTGAAATCGTGGACTTCGAGTAAAGAAGTATAAGGTGAAAAGCATGACGGATATTATATTGACTCTGATAGGTTCCGTGATTGGTGGCATATTAGCATCTTTAATAGCGATCTTTATTTGGGAGTGGTATAGACGGCCAAAATTGGCTATTGAAATTCCTGATAAAATACTAGGGAAAGAACCTGCAATTCAGCAATTAAATCAAATTTCTAGAGCATTTTATCATTTAAGGGTTATAAATATGGGGAAGACCCCTGTTTATAATTGTAGGATAACAATAAGATTTAAGGAAATTAATACTGGGAAACAATTATTTGAAGTAAATGGAAAATGGGATAGAGGGCCACAGCCCCTATTGTACGCACCTGTTCCTAAACGAATACTACCCAATGGAGAGATTGAAACAGTTATCGCTGAATTTCCACATGATTTTCTAGTGCCGTTTGCAGAGGTGATAGATCTTCATCCCAAGATGCCAGAGAGTTTCTGTGTTATCGTTAAGTCTGAGAATGAAGAAGAATGTTATGGATTTAGCTCATGGAGTTATCTTAAGGGTAGAAGTCATAAAGTAGATGAATGGAAATTGAATATTGGTAAGTACATTATGGAAATTGAACTAACTTATTCAGGTAAAAAGTTTCATGATAAGTTTCTTCTGATAAATCCCTCTAGAAATATTAAAGATGTAGAAATAAGGAGGTATGATGCTAATAAAAAATAACCCTTCGTCCCCGGCTCTCCGCTTCGGTGCTATCACACTCGGACAACAGGCGGGTATCTGGCTACGCCCAAATCCCGCAAAGCGGGACTTCACATACCCCCAACCCGTCAGCTTGTGTGAAAACCCTTTAAAAAATAATAAAATATTGATATTATTTTGGCAAGAAAAAAATGATAAGAGGGAAAAAAGTTATCACGGATTTTGGGTCGTCTAAATCTATTCAGCTAAGGACTTAAAAATGAGGAAATTCCCAATAGTCTTGTCTTGCTGTCTTTGATGTTTTATTATGCATATAAAATTTATAGTGGGAGGTTTTGATGAAGAAGAAAGAACGGGGTTTTACTCTTATTGAACTTCTTATTGTTATGATTATTCTTGGATTATTAGCAGCTTTAGTGGGCCCTCGTTTATTCAAAAAGGTAGGAAAGGCAAAACAACAGGCTGCCAAGACACAAATAGAGTTATTGGGTTCGGCTTTAGATACATTTAGACTGGATGTAGGAAGGTATCCTACTACAGAAGAGGGTTTAGAAGTCCTTATTAAAGACCCAGGTATAGATAAATGGGATGGGCCCTATTTGAAAAAGAATAAAATACCTCTTGACCCTTGGGGACGTCCTTATGAATATAAATGTCCAGGAGAACATAGTGAATACGACCTTTATTCTTTAGGGGCTGATGGTCAAATAGGAGGAGAAGGAGAAAATAGAGATATAGTCAGTTGGGAGTAGAAATTTATTAGATGCCTTTTAATACACATTTTTCACATAGTGGTTTGGGGCGGCAGTAATTTTTTCCTAAACACACAAAGAGGGCATGATATTCATTAAATAGCTGTATATCTAGGGGTAAATGCTTCATAAAAAAACTACGGATTTCTTCATAGTCTGCTTCTTCAAAGATGAGATGATGACGACATAGGACTCTTTTTGTATAAGTATCTACCACAAATGTTGGTTTATTACCTGCATATAATAATATACTATCTGCTGTTTCTGGACCAATGCCTGTCACTTTAAGGAGTTTTTGTCTAAGGTTTTCTGTTTCTTCGGCAAACATTTTTGTTAAATCTCCATTATATTCATCAAATAGAAAACAAAGGAAACTTTTTAGCCTTTTGGCCTTGACATTGAAAAAACCAGCAGGACGGATTAATTCAACTAAATAGGGATAGGGCAAATCATAAAGCGCCTTAGGGGTTAATAAATTAGCCTTTTTAAGATTGGCAATGGCTTTTTCCACATTTCTCCAGGCAGTATTTTGAGTTAAAATGGCACCTACAGCTATTTCAAAAGGGCCTTCCCCAGGCCACCAATGTTGAGGTCCGAATTTATGGTAAAGAATCCTATAAATCTCTAACAATTTCTCTCCAATAGGGCTAAAATGCTCTTTTAGGTGTATTTCTTTATCCATTCTTTAGCCTTTTCTCGGGTTTGCCTGTCAATAGTAAATATTGTTTCTAAATCCACTTCCTTAATAGGGGTATGTAACTTCATAATATTTTCAATTAACAGTGGTATATCTGTAAATTTTATCTGTTTTTTTAAAAAAGCCTTTATAGCTACCTCATTAGCTGCATTAAGCACCACAGGCATACTTCCACCTATTTTGGCACTTTCAAAGGCCAGGGTTAAACAGGGAAATCTTTTAAAATCAGGAGGGAAAAAGGTAAGAGGCATTTTAGTCAAGTCTAAAGGTTTAAGAGGAAAGGATAGCCTTTGGGGATAATTTAGGGCATAGGAAATAGCCAATCGCATATCCGCTGGCCCTAAATGCGCTAACATTACCCCATCTTCTAATTCAATGAGAGAATGGACAATACTTTGGGGATGAATAAGTATTTTTATCTTATCTAACCCTACCTCAAACAGCCACATGGCCTCAATTATCTCCAGACCTTTATTCATTAAAGTAGCGGAATCAACGCTTATTTTGGCGCCCATAGCCCAGCGGGGGTGTTTGATGGCCTGTTCAGGGGTAACATTAGATAAATCAGAGGGGTCTGTTTCCCAAAATGGCCCTCCAGAAGCGGTTAAGATGATACGTTTTAAGTAATTTTTATTTTCTTCACAAAGAAGCTGAAAAATGGCACTATGTTCACTATCTACTGGGAGTATCTGATTTTTCTTCTTAATGGCCTTTTTAATCAAGCTTCCTCCAGTAACTAGGGCCTCCTTATTAGCCAAGGCCACGGTCTTATTAGCTTCTAAGGCTGCTAAAGTAGGTCTTAAAC contains these protein-coding regions:
- the gspG gene encoding type II secretion system major pseudopilin GspG → MKKKERGFTLIELLIVMIILGLLAALVGPRLFKKVGKAKQQAAKTQIELLGSALDTFRLDVGRYPTTEEGLEVLIKDPGIDKWDGPYLKKNKIPLDPWGRPYEYKCPGEHSEYDLYSLGADGQIGGEGENRDIVSWE
- the dxr gene encoding 1-deoxy-D-xylulose-5-phosphate reductoisomerase, coding for MKYLSILGSTGSIGKQTLEVVNHFKDRFKVVALGAGQNVSLLKQQIIKFKPEIACVLDKKNAQILKEGLTALNNLKILYGPEGYEICASYPKADIVLVAMLGISGLRPTLAALEANKTVALANKEALVTGGSLIKKAIKKKNQILPVDSEHSAIFQLLCEENKNYLKRIILTASGGPFWETDPSDLSNVTPEQAIKHPRWAMGAKISVDSATLMNKGLEIIEAMWLFEVGLDKIKILIHPQSIVHSLIELEDGVMLAHLGPADMRLAISYALNYPQRLSFPLKPLDLTKMPLTFFPPDFKRFPCLTLAFESAKIGGSMPVVLNAANEVAIKAFLKKQIKFTDIPLLIENIMKLHTPIKEVDLETIFTIDRQTREKAKEWIKKYT
- a CDS encoding endonuclease III domain-containing protein, which translates into the protein MDKEIHLKEHFSPIGEKLLEIYRILYHKFGPQHWWPGEGPFEIAVGAILTQNTAWRNVEKAIANLKKANLLTPKALYDLPYPYLVELIRPAGFFNVKAKRLKSFLCFLFDEYNGDLTKMFAEETENLRQKLLKVTGIGPETADSILLYAGNKPTFVVDTYTKRVLCRHHLIFEEADYEEIRSFFMKHLPLDIQLFNEYHALFVCLGKNYCRPKPLCEKCVLKGI